The Rattus rattus isolate New Zealand chromosome X, Rrattus_CSIRO_v1, whole genome shotgun sequence genome has a window encoding:
- the LOC116888469 gene encoding homeobox protein TGIF2LX-like, which produces MEEAEGSPEENQDTNKKGTSSRIRLERTCKTKFRDSQKLQKRYLLPPESVRILRDWLSKHRFNAYPTEADKQKLSKKTNLSYLQVSNWFTNARRRLLPEILQNPDISHKDQAANAAEKQHSNPSNEVKTQLNAKSKMQDLPVPICQESQEKISDLESYLGQKVISEGEKEKEDRNLISDPLSSPELAWPVEKPDFSNFYMLVDAAVQKAAEMEEQKKQNPNP; this is translated from the coding sequence ATGGAGGAGGCTGAAGGTAGTCCGGAGGAAAACCAGGACACTAATAAAAAAGGCACCTCGAGCAGGATAAGACTTGAGAGAACCTGTAAGACGAAGTTTCGTGACAGCCAGAAGCTTCAGAAAAGATACCTGCTGCCACCCGAGTCCGTGAGGATCCTCCGTGACTGGCTCTCTAAGCACAGGTTTAATGCCTATCCTACTGaagcagacaaacaaaagctGTCCAAGAAGACCAATTTATCTTACTTGCAGGTCTCCAACTGGTTTACAAATGCCCGCAGACGCCTTCTCCCAGAAATTCTTCAAAATCCAGACATTAGCCACAAAGACCAGGCTGCCAATGCAGCCGAGAAGCAGCACTCCAATCCATCCAATGAGGTCAAGACACAGCTTAATGCTAAATCAAAAATGCAGGATTTGCCCGTGCCAATATGCCAAGAATCTCAAGAGAAAATTTCAGATCTGGAGTCTTATCTTGGCCAGAAGGTGATCTCAGAAGgcgagaaagagaaagaagacaggaattTAATCAGCGATCCTCTGTCTTCACCTGAACTTGCATGGCCAGTGGAAAAGCCCGATTTTAGCAACTTCTACATGTTGGTTGATGCTGCTGTACAGAAGGCAGCAGAAATGGAGGAGCAGAAGAAGCAAAATCCCAACCCATAA